In one window of Streptomyces sp. NBC_00193 DNA:
- a CDS encoding tRNA-dependent cyclodipeptide synthase, which produces MTTLTEVFTVRPYTPHCQVIHTEGDHAVIGISPGNSYFSAQRVLDLAQWGMRNFAQVDLIYTDLHVAEMYEALGYDPDEARRKAVKNLRGVRAKVNNAAAEADPTGTRLRARPMSALTDIPAYRALHAHLYDLLDTDPEFRSTCNSLVDAFLSSKVLGGKTATTRQREVCLQYVCAEAPLFLDTPAILGVPSSLNCYHQLLPMAELLYSRGSGLRASRNQGHAVITPAEGATDVH; this is translated from the coding sequence TTGACGACATTGACCGAAGTCTTCACAGTCCGGCCGTACACCCCGCACTGCCAGGTGATCCACACCGAAGGCGATCACGCCGTGATCGGCATCTCGCCGGGCAACAGCTACTTCTCCGCCCAGCGCGTCCTCGACCTCGCCCAGTGGGGCATGCGCAACTTCGCGCAGGTCGATCTCATCTACACCGACCTGCACGTGGCCGAGATGTACGAGGCCCTGGGCTACGACCCCGACGAAGCCCGGCGCAAGGCGGTCAAGAACCTGCGGGGCGTCCGTGCCAAGGTCAACAACGCGGCGGCCGAAGCCGATCCCACCGGCACCCGTTTACGCGCCCGTCCCATGTCCGCCCTCACCGACATCCCCGCGTACCGCGCGCTCCACGCCCACCTGTACGACCTGCTCGACACCGACCCGGAATTCCGCAGCACCTGCAATTCCCTGGTCGACGCGTTCCTCTCCTCCAAGGTGCTGGGCGGCAAGACCGCCACCACCCGGCAGCGCGAGGTCTGCCTGCAGTACGTCTGCGCCGAAGCGCCGCTGTTCCTCGACACCCCCGCGATCCTCGGGGTGCCCTCCTCCCTGAACTGCTACCACCAGCTCCTGCCGATGGCGGAACTGCTCTACTCGCGCGGCTCCGGCCTGCGCGCCTCCCGCAACCAGGGCCACGCCGTCATCACCCCCGCCGAAGGAGCCACCGATGTCCACTGA
- a CDS encoding beta-galactosidase family protein has translation MPRLEIAVDGFRLDDRPFRIVSGALHYFRVHPEQWADRLHKARLLGLNTVETYVPWNLHAPRRGEFRLDGGLDLPRFLDLAAAEGLYVLLRPGPYICAEWEGGGLPPWLLAEEGIALRSRDPRFLRAVDEYLGVLLPPLLSRLGSRGGPVLAVQLENEYGAYGQDPGYLAELAGLLRRHGVDVPLFTCDQPADLARGSLEGVLSTVNLGSRVKAGLTELRAHVPEGPLMCSEFWIGWFDRWGGPHTVRGAEDAAADLDRLLAAGASVNIYMFHGGTNFGFTNGANDKGTYRPTVTSYDYDALLDEAGDPTAKYTAFREVLAKYGPVPDGPVPAPGAKIDHGPVELTDSAALLEYADLLGGPVEGDRPLTMEQLGQDFGFVLYETLLAARGPAVLSVEDVRDRAQVFVDGQPVGVLERESHEHALAFTVPRPGARLSVLVENQGRVNYGPGIHDRKGLLGRVLVNGLAPERWTSRALPLDDPADLAGLPFGAFDPVAPPVGPAFHRGYADIEEPADGFLALPGWTKGSVWINGFALGRYWSRGAQATLYVPAPVLRAGRNEITVLELHASATRTVELRARPDLGRTED, from the coding sequence ATGCCCCGACTGGAGATCGCCGTAGACGGCTTCCGTCTCGACGACCGGCCGTTTCGCATCGTCTCCGGTGCACTGCACTACTTCCGCGTCCATCCGGAGCAATGGGCCGACCGGCTCCACAAGGCACGCCTGCTGGGCCTCAACACGGTCGAGACCTACGTCCCGTGGAACCTCCACGCCCCGCGACGCGGGGAGTTCCGGCTCGACGGGGGTCTCGACCTGCCCCGGTTCCTCGACCTCGCCGCCGCCGAAGGCCTGTACGTCCTGCTGCGCCCGGGCCCGTACATCTGCGCGGAGTGGGAGGGCGGCGGTCTGCCCCCGTGGCTGCTCGCCGAGGAGGGCATCGCACTGCGCAGCCGCGATCCGCGCTTCCTGCGGGCCGTGGACGAGTACCTCGGCGTGCTCCTGCCGCCCCTGCTGTCCCGGCTGGGCAGCAGGGGCGGCCCGGTGCTCGCCGTCCAGCTCGAGAACGAGTACGGGGCCTACGGCCAGGACCCCGGCTACCTCGCCGAACTGGCCGGACTGCTGCGGCGGCACGGCGTGGACGTCCCCCTGTTCACCTGCGACCAGCCCGCGGACCTGGCGCGCGGCAGCCTCGAAGGAGTACTGAGCACCGTCAACCTCGGCAGCAGGGTCAAGGCCGGGCTCACGGAGCTGCGCGCGCACGTGCCCGAAGGACCCCTGATGTGCTCGGAGTTCTGGATCGGCTGGTTCGACCGCTGGGGCGGACCCCATACCGTGCGCGGCGCCGAGGACGCCGCGGCCGACCTCGACCGGCTGCTCGCCGCCGGCGCCTCCGTGAACATCTACATGTTCCACGGCGGAACGAACTTCGGCTTCACCAACGGCGCGAACGACAAGGGAACGTACCGGCCCACGGTCACCTCGTACGACTACGACGCGCTCCTGGACGAGGCAGGCGACCCCACGGCCAAGTACACGGCCTTCCGGGAGGTCCTCGCGAAGTACGGCCCCGTCCCCGACGGGCCGGTGCCCGCCCCCGGCGCGAAGATCGACCACGGTCCGGTCGAACTCACCGACTCCGCAGCCTTGTTGGAGTACGCGGACCTCCTCGGCGGACCGGTGGAGGGCGATCGGCCGCTCACGATGGAGCAACTCGGCCAGGACTTCGGCTTCGTCCTGTACGAGACCCTGCTGGCGGCCCGCGGCCCGGCCGTGCTGTCCGTCGAGGACGTGCGCGACCGCGCGCAGGTCTTCGTGGACGGACAGCCCGTCGGCGTACTCGAACGCGAGAGCCACGAGCACGCCCTCGCCTTCACCGTCCCCCGCCCCGGAGCCCGGCTGTCCGTACTCGTCGAGAACCAGGGGCGGGTCAACTACGGCCCGGGCATCCACGACCGCAAGGGACTCCTCGGCCGCGTCCTCGTCAACGGCCTGGCCCCGGAACGGTGGACCAGCCGGGCCCTGCCCCTGGACGATCCCGCCGACCTCGCCGGGCTGCCCTTCGGCGCCTTCGATCCGGTGGCGCCGCCGGTGGGCCCCGCCTTCCACCGCGGGTACGCCGACATCGAGGAGCCGGCCGACGGCTTCCTCGCCCTGCCCGGCTGGACCAAGGGCAGCGTCTGGATCAACGGCTTCGCCCTGGGCAGGTACTGGTCCCGCGGCGCACAGGCCACCTTGTACGTCCCCGCCCCGGTGCTCCGGGCGGGGCGCAACGAGATCACCGTCCTCGAACTGCACGCCTCGGCCACCCGCACGGTGGAGCTGCGCGCCCGCCCCGACCTGGGCCGCACCGAGGACTGA
- a CDS encoding glycoside hydrolase family 5 protein has product MTGTPLFRRAASALAVLSALLLGTTTAAGATAPAPVAAGAPAAPTVLTGPELAASWTAPLSTRGRWIVDAAGNRFKLKAGNWAGAQGTWTGSGDINDPANHHQGISAHSMPLGLDRAPMASILADFHQLGLNSIRLPFSNALVHDTVPVPDAAVAANPQLKGKTPLEVLDAVIAALTADGFAVILNNHTTTARFCCGLDGNERWNSSQSTQQWVDDWVFMANRYKADKRVVGADLRNEVRRDTWDDPNWGWYDDHDAYAAYEEAGNRILRAAPDLLIVMEGINWYGIPLAGLPHGRPQLTPVANLSHTLIASGKLVYSAHFYAYTGPANTGAGSGPGSTNDPRYQDFTPQQLAQVVDSEALFVTRAGQHFTAPVWISEFGAGGRGSDNAKEKAWLHNFTDILVANDTDFAIWPLVGWTDAAGAPMDNWALLSYGATGARQGIQDGGDWRADDWNRLVGTGGRTGQVPQVSHWNMLDLDHTDYNVSAVMLAKADWSPGNRKGNCPDTERLTGLARSSGRGLCTDAGGPPKAGGSWTTVTDERFVTGGDWASGYNKLQCPANSFAVGYSVRSNAMSALLCAPAAATLPVTNRLLWFDKGDNRPATGGSNASDWAPGKYKGQCNDTEYIAGVAYTWKWNHGGVPDALLCRPLN; this is encoded by the coding sequence GTGACAGGCACACCACTGTTCCGACGCGCGGCCTCGGCACTCGCCGTGCTGTCCGCGCTGCTCCTCGGCACCACGACCGCGGCCGGCGCGACGGCCCCCGCCCCCGTCGCGGCAGGCGCCCCGGCGGCGCCCACCGTCCTGACCGGTCCCGAACTGGCAGCCTCCTGGACCGCACCGCTCAGCACCCGGGGCCGCTGGATCGTCGACGCCGCGGGGAACCGCTTCAAGCTCAAGGCCGGCAACTGGGCCGGCGCCCAGGGGACATGGACCGGCAGCGGGGACATCAACGATCCCGCCAACCACCACCAGGGCATATCCGCCCACAGCATGCCCCTCGGCCTGGACCGCGCCCCCATGGCCTCCATCCTGGCCGACTTCCACCAACTGGGCCTCAACAGCATCCGGCTGCCCTTCTCCAACGCCCTCGTCCACGACACCGTTCCCGTCCCGGACGCCGCGGTCGCCGCGAACCCGCAGCTGAAGGGCAAGACCCCGCTGGAGGTGCTCGACGCGGTCATCGCGGCGCTCACCGCCGACGGGTTCGCCGTCATCCTCAACAACCACACCACCACCGCCCGCTTCTGCTGCGGACTGGACGGCAACGAACGCTGGAACAGCAGCCAGAGCACCCAGCAGTGGGTGGACGACTGGGTGTTCATGGCGAACCGCTACAAGGCGGACAAGCGGGTGGTGGGCGCCGACCTGCGCAACGAAGTGCGCCGCGACACCTGGGACGACCCCAACTGGGGCTGGTACGACGACCACGACGCCTACGCGGCCTACGAAGAGGCCGGGAACCGGATCCTGCGCGCCGCCCCCGACCTGCTCATCGTCATGGAGGGCATCAACTGGTACGGCATCCCGCTCGCCGGACTCCCGCACGGACGCCCGCAGCTGACACCGGTGGCCAACCTCTCCCACACGCTGATCGCATCGGGCAAGCTCGTCTACTCCGCGCACTTCTACGCCTACACCGGCCCCGCCAACACCGGCGCCGGCAGCGGACCCGGATCCACCAACGACCCCCGCTACCAGGACTTCACCCCCCAGCAGCTCGCCCAGGTGGTCGACTCCGAGGCACTGTTCGTCACCCGGGCCGGCCAGCACTTCACCGCTCCGGTGTGGATCAGCGAGTTCGGGGCCGGCGGCCGCGGCTCCGACAACGCCAAGGAAAAGGCCTGGCTGCACAACTTCACCGACATCCTCGTGGCCAACGACACGGACTTCGCGATCTGGCCCCTCGTCGGCTGGACCGACGCGGCCGGAGCCCCGATGGACAACTGGGCCCTGCTGTCCTACGGGGCGACCGGTGCCCGCCAGGGCATCCAGGACGGCGGCGACTGGCGCGCCGACGACTGGAACAGGCTGGTCGGGACCGGCGGCCGGACCGGCCAGGTACCGCAGGTCAGCCACTGGAACATGCTCGACCTCGACCACACCGACTACAACGTCTCCGCCGTCATGCTCGCCAAGGCGGACTGGTCCCCGGGCAACCGGAAGGGAAACTGCCCGGACACCGAACGGCTGACGGGCCTGGCCCGCAGCTCCGGCCGGGGCCTGTGCACCGACGCGGGCGGACCCCCCAAGGCGGGCGGCTCCTGGACCACGGTCACGGACGAGCGATTCGTCACCGGGGGTGACTGGGCGAGCGGCTACAACAAGCTGCAGTGCCCCGCGAACTCCTTCGCCGTCGGCTACAGCGTCCGCAGCAACGCCATGTCGGCCCTGCTCTGCGCCCCGGCCGCCGCGACCCTGCCCGTCACGAACCGCCTGCTCTGGTTCGACAAGGGTGACAACCGCCCCGCCACCGGCGGCTCGAACGCCAGCGACTGGGCCCCCGGCAAGTACAAGGGCCAGTGCAACGACACCGAATACATCGCCGGCGTCGCCTACACCTGGAAATGGAACCACGGCGGGGTCCCCGACGCCCTGCTGTGCCGCCCGCTGAACTGA
- a CDS encoding carboxylesterase/lipase family protein has translation MTDDPSRRKVLKNSGVLAGAALLSGAGGRAAQASPRAAAESSPVVELPSGRLRGTTEGGLAVFKGVPYAAPPVGALRWRPAQPHPGWQGTRDATAFGPSAPQPYREGGDQVLGTHGSPPFDEDCLTLNVWTPATDAAKRPVMVWIHGGGFISGSGSMPNYSGETFSRDGDLVVVTVNYRLGPLGYLYFGEDGAGGNFWLTDQLSALRWVRDNIAAFGGDPDDITLAGQSGGALSVAALAGARPKGRPLFRRAILQSPPLGLKIPTRSESLERTAAFMDILGAKNVTELRAVPWPRLIAATFEMFGRTGRWGYWSTPFLPVLDGVTLDRDPAELLLGGAGADIDVLIGWTREEANFTFALSDPYAAATKEQVVARARDTFGNRAEQAYTAYQEARPGARPVDVLMDLITDDLFRMPAVALAERRAARGRPVWAYQFNLPTPAHGGRLAAAHCLELPFVFNNFDKWSQSPFLAGLNPRVRDGLASTMHTAWISFIRTGDPNHHPVPQWGRYDQDTRTTMALDSVTTSVGDLAGYWRRLHHPAGR, from the coding sequence ATGACCGACGATCCATCACGGCGCAAAGTCCTCAAGAACAGCGGGGTGTTGGCAGGCGCCGCACTGCTCTCCGGGGCGGGCGGCCGCGCGGCGCAGGCCTCCCCGCGCGCGGCGGCCGAGTCCTCGCCCGTCGTGGAACTGCCCTCCGGCCGACTGCGCGGGACCACGGAGGGGGGTCTCGCCGTGTTCAAGGGCGTGCCCTACGCAGCGCCGCCGGTCGGCGCCCTCCGCTGGCGGCCGGCTCAGCCCCATCCCGGCTGGCAGGGCACGCGCGACGCGACCGCCTTCGGCCCCAGCGCCCCGCAGCCCTACCGGGAGGGAGGCGACCAGGTGCTCGGCACCCACGGCTCGCCCCCCTTCGACGAGGACTGCCTCACGCTCAACGTCTGGACGCCCGCAACCGACGCCGCCAAGCGGCCGGTCATGGTGTGGATCCACGGCGGCGGCTTCATCTCCGGGTCCGGCTCGATGCCCAACTACTCCGGCGAAACCTTCTCGCGCGACGGCGACCTCGTGGTCGTGACCGTCAACTACCGCCTCGGGCCGCTGGGTTACCTCTATTTCGGTGAGGACGGCGCCGGCGGAAACTTCTGGCTCACCGACCAGCTCTCCGCGCTGCGCTGGGTGCGCGACAACATCGCCGCGTTCGGCGGCGACCCCGACGACATCACCCTCGCCGGCCAGTCGGGCGGGGCACTGTCGGTCGCGGCGCTGGCCGGCGCCAGACCCAAGGGTCGCCCGTTGTTCCGCCGCGCCATCCTGCAGAGCCCGCCGCTCGGGCTGAAGATCCCCACCCGTTCCGAATCCCTCGAGCGCACCGCCGCCTTCATGGACATCCTGGGGGCCAAGAACGTGACGGAGCTGCGGGCCGTGCCCTGGCCGCGCCTGATCGCCGCCACCTTCGAGATGTTCGGGCGCACCGGACGCTGGGGCTACTGGTCGACCCCGTTCCTGCCGGTGCTCGACGGGGTCACGCTGGACCGCGACCCCGCCGAGCTGCTGCTCGGCGGAGCCGGGGCGGACATCGACGTCCTGATCGGCTGGACCAGGGAGGAGGCCAACTTCACCTTCGCGCTGAGCGATCCGTACGCCGCCGCGACCAAGGAGCAGGTGGTGGCCAGGGCGCGGGACACCTTCGGGAACCGGGCGGAGCAGGCGTACACCGCCTACCAGGAGGCCCGGCCGGGCGCCCGCCCGGTGGACGTACTGATGGACCTGATCACCGACGACCTGTTCCGCATGCCCGCCGTGGCGCTGGCCGAGCGGCGCGCGGCCCGCGGACGTCCGGTCTGGGCCTACCAGTTCAACCTTCCGACGCCCGCGCACGGCGGCCGGCTCGCGGCCGCGCACTGCCTGGAACTGCCGTTCGTGTTCAACAACTTCGACAAGTGGTCACAGTCGCCCTTCCTCGCGGGGCTGAACCCCAGGGTCCGTGACGGTCTCGCCTCCACGATGCACACGGCGTGGATCTCCTTCATCCGCACCGGCGACCCCAATCACCACCCCGTGCCGCAATGGGGTCGCTACGACCAGGACACCCGCACGACGATGGCCCTCGACTCGGTCACCACCTCCGTCGGCGACCTCGCGGGCTACTGGCGTCGCCTGCACCATCCGGCAGGGCGGTAA
- a CDS encoding cytochrome P450, protein MSTETLLDFPFSARGDQLPHQVEELRDEPVKRVRTIAGDEAWLVSSYELCKQVLEDPRFSLKDTSAPGVPRQYALTIPPEVVNNMGNITGAGLRKAVLKAINPKTDGLTDWMRAEASTLVDGILAHGAPVDLRGQFTNPYAENLHCRILGIPQADAPRLASSLDIAFMNSACPVTGAKLNWDRDMAYMVERLDDPATTGLVAELAALREDPQYAHLTDEMLATVGVTLFGAGVISTMGFLTMAIFSLLQNPDVWEQLRKAPEKIPAAVDELLRVNLSIADGLPRLALEDLTLGNVEVKKGELLLVLVEGANTDAAVYSDPHVVDIDRENAGTHLSFGGGQHYCPATALGKRHAEIAIEVLLEKMPRLQLAVPVDQLVWRTRFMKRIPERLPVLW, encoded by the coding sequence ATGTCCACTGAGACCCTCCTCGACTTCCCGTTCTCCGCGCGCGGCGACCAGCTCCCCCACCAGGTGGAGGAGCTGCGCGACGAGCCGGTCAAGCGGGTCCGCACGATCGCAGGGGACGAAGCCTGGCTCGTCTCCTCCTACGAGCTGTGCAAGCAGGTCCTCGAGGATCCCAGATTCAGCCTGAAGGACACCTCCGCCCCCGGGGTGCCCCGCCAGTACGCGCTGACGATCCCGCCCGAGGTCGTCAACAACATGGGCAACATCACCGGCGCCGGGCTGCGCAAGGCCGTCCTGAAGGCGATCAACCCCAAGACCGACGGCCTCACGGATTGGATGCGCGCCGAGGCCTCCACCCTCGTCGACGGCATCCTCGCCCACGGGGCGCCGGTCGACCTGCGCGGCCAGTTCACCAACCCGTACGCCGAGAACCTGCACTGCCGCATCCTCGGCATCCCGCAGGCCGACGCCCCGCGCCTGGCGTCCAGCCTCGACATCGCGTTCATGAACTCGGCCTGCCCCGTCACCGGTGCCAAGCTCAACTGGGACCGGGACATGGCCTACATGGTCGAGCGCCTGGACGATCCCGCCACCACCGGGCTCGTCGCGGAGCTGGCGGCCCTGCGTGAGGACCCCCAGTACGCCCACCTCACGGACGAGATGCTCGCCACGGTCGGGGTGACCCTCTTCGGCGCCGGCGTCATCTCCACCATGGGCTTCCTGACGATGGCCATCTTCTCCCTGCTCCAGAACCCGGACGTGTGGGAGCAGTTGCGGAAGGCGCCGGAGAAGATCCCGGCCGCCGTGGACGAACTCCTGCGGGTCAACCTCTCGATCGCCGACGGCCTGCCCCGTCTCGCCCTGGAAGACCTCACCCTCGGGAACGTCGAGGTGAAGAAGGGGGAGCTCCTCCTCGTGCTGGTCGAGGGCGCCAACACCGACGCGGCCGTCTACAGCGACCCCCACGTCGTCGACATCGACCGGGAGAACGCGGGCACCCACCTCTCCTTCGGCGGCGGACAGCACTACTGCCCCGCCACCGCCCTCGGCAAGCGGCACGCCGAGATCGCCATCGAGGTGCTCCTGGAGAAGATGCCCCGCCTCCAGCTCGCCGTACCGGTCGACCAGCTCGTCTGGCGCACCCGGTTCATGAAGCGCATCCCCGAGCGGCTCCCCGTCCTCTGGTAG